CAGTAACGAGACAGATTTTACGCAAATACCTTCCAACTTTTCCCGAAATACGGCCATGGGActttgaggaaaaccaatggctATAATGAGCTGATGCCTCAAATGAACTTGTACCAAACTGTAGCAGATGAAACCAGCAGAAATTTGGACAGTTTGGATATAATTACCACAGATATTTGAACAAAAGAGAAGGAACGAGAAACTAAAGAAAGAAGTGAGGGGACCGTATTGAGCATGTATAGTTAcaaatcatattattatattcgTATGACATAGACCATTCACTCCCTCACCTATCCATGTGTAAGGGTCCAGTCGTGTCATACATTTAAGGCCAACAAGTTGacaatttttaaattgattcttTTGTCCATGTCTACATAGAGAAGATATTGGCAGTGGGGTCCCTCCTGACTATACTCCATGCTCAAAAGGAAATATCATCAAGTCTCATATAACGTTAACTGATTATAATTCTGAATAagttcatatattaaatataaataatagcgCATGTTCCTTCAAAGGGTAATTAATCACAGCTACTATTGTCATAACCTCCATCTCTACCAGCTATCATTTTCTCGTAATCCTGATCACCCCTCTTAAATTCAGTCACAAAGTTCCACATACAAGCTACTTGCTTCACTCACCTTCAGTCACATGAATGGCCACTATATTGCTCGTCACAAACACTATGACTATATATGACTATCTATGATTTCTACCAAAAACTTTCTTGCTTATTGTTGCATTACATATACATCGCACCCTCTCCTCCACCGCATATAGAGAATGAAAAATCATTAGCACCATCCACGTAGTATTTTGTCTTCTCTGGATGTAGAACATAAAAGTTCTCATTTTTCAAGAGTCCACAAGTACTCTGAGGGGAATAATTGGAGCACAGCTGAAGTCATGGGGAGTCTAAATAGCAGCACAACTATTAAGTGACAAAATTTGCAAGCTTGCCACCCAACTATGAATAATTCCTAGTTTCAGAATATAAATGGCAGTGAAATGGGTTAAGAATAGCTCAGCCTAGCCATGAATCATATGTCAACAAACACATTGTCCATTAAACTCAAAAGATAAAGTACTTGAAACAAAAAGGGTGAAAAAGGATTGAGCAGTCTCTATTTTACAACAATAGAGacgcttattttttttttatcagtagaaCAATAGGGACACTTAATAAATGGACAaaggaaaattaaaatgatgGAGCTTGTACATCTCCTCTAAACTTGTACATGGAATTTCTACAGTTACAGAAACTgttaatataacatttttttgtctTCAAAGTATAGTCTTCTTCCGGAAATATTGTGAGATTTCCTGGGAAGAAAATATTAACATGATCAAACAACAAGAAACAGAGATGTACCTTCAGTCCACCGGCCGCCGACCTTTTCACATCTTTCATCTTCCATCCAACTTCAATAGATGACTCTGGACCTAAAGCAAGCTGTATCTGTGAAAGagaaagttaaagaaaaaatacattCAAAAGATGTTAGCCGCCACAACCAAGTAAATAGAAAAGCAAGAATCAAACATTAACTTTTCCAGCCTGCAAGAATTGCCTCTGTCAATCACAGATTTACATAGCATTGCCAAGATTTTGCTGGATAACTTTTTTTTAGCAGTAAGCTTTTGCTGGATAACTTACTTTTCATTAACCTGTTTTCCCTATAAAAAATATGCCTTCTTACAAGAAAATTCAAGAATTCCCACATAATTGATAATACAGAGTgcaaaaaaatgtatataaccTAACCAACATGATATGATCTCTTCAAAATGGTAATCCATATTAGTCATATAGTATGTTAAGGTGGCAAAAGGGAATAAGCGAATTTGAGACAAAAAGGAAGCATACATTTCCAGTTGCAGTTTCAGACAGTTGGCGGGTCCAGGCATTGGAAAGATTCAATGAACCATCTTTCAAAGACATTACAATGCCCATTGTTGCAGTTGAGTGCAAAGACAGCTGACTGaacaaagaaacaataaaaaggtGGTAAGACCATTAAAGCTGCTGAAAAATTCAAATGGCATACATAAGCACACGCCCTACCGAGATGTTTCCACCCCAATTAGTGACCGTAAACCAGCTGAAGCCATAAATTGAACAGAAGAAACTGGAGATATCTGATGCCTGAACACACCAGTAGCAACTCCACTTCCAGAATTCCCATTGACTGCCAAATTTCCACCAATTGATATGGCATTGCGTTTTGATAGCTGAGACTCCACTTCACTTGCCATAGCCATTCTGACATTTAGGCATATAATGAAAAAAGCCCAAAATCgaaacagtgaaactttctgaaAAGCTTAACAGTTAACATGCATAAGATTAAATGCTTTTAGATATCAAGAACAAACATGATTTACTATAGCTAATGAAGTCACAAGCCTCAAGAGATAATCGTTATGGGAGGAATTTTTCCGAcggaataaaaacaaaacttctttgtgtgtgtgtgtgtgtgtgtgagagagagagagagagagagagagagagagagagagagagaagcctgAATGGTCATGATCGATAGTAGCACAAATTTCAAGCTCGTGAAAAAAATAAGGGTCATAGGGAGCATTGAACTTCTTAGAATGAACTTACCCTTGCATGATACGATCACCATGTAGAAGGTGTGGCAAAGAGATTTTCGCTAGAATTGTCCCAGAAGGGCGGAAGTGTGCAAaaatcttttcttcttcttttcttcgcCGTAACCTTTCAAGTTCTTCCTTTAGCTCTTCTACCTTATTCAGCTTTGTACCAAGCTCCAAACCAGAAGTCAGGCCTTCCATACCAtagatatcatatatttgtctTTTAGTTACATCTGATAAAATTTCATATGCTTCACATATCCGTTGGAAGTTCTCTGTAGCAATATCTTTCATCTGAAAGCAAGTGTCGAATTAAAACTTTGTCAATTGGCCGCTTTCAGGAAGTCAAAAATCTTGAACTATGATCAAACAAAACCACAAACTCTAACGACACACAAACTCCCCCCCTCTGTATCCCCAACCACCACTTCATTGCAAAAGGTGATTGCCCCTGTCAAAACTAGCTAGTGAAGATAAAGTGACATAAGACATGAACTCTAAATAATGGGAAAACAATAGGTGATCTCTCCATTCCATAACAATCATCTCGTTTGTAAAAATGAGCACACTGCAGGATCATTTCATGCCTCAAAAACTCTAGCTTTTTGTAtggataaatgatatttttgacATACAAAAAAACTGCGCACCAATATCAACCTGATATTGTACAAATACAGTCCTCCAAAATTGACCTTGAGCACAAGGTAAGTtcataattaaatcattgaaaaCATACTCTAGCCGGCATCAGATGTAAAATCAGATTTCTAATTGAAACATATTCTAGCCAGGTTGAAGTCATCAAGAAAATAACATCAATGGATTGCTGCCTATCTGGCGGCTTCTATAGATTCAATAAAATCCACCTAACTATACTTCTTAGCATCATTTCAAAACTAATGAGCACAAAATTCAACAGTTTCAGCCAATTCCCCCAACCTTGAACAACGAACACCAATAATGTCTTGAACAACacaataaaagttttataaattgTATACTTAACCCCATTCACTTAGCCACAAACACATTCCCCCAACCTAGAACAATGAACACCAATAATGTCTTGAACTAGACAATAACgattaagttttataaattgTACACTTCAAGCGTAACCCCATTCATCTTAAGCACAAACACAAACTTTCACCGAAAGAATGCATACTATATCAACCATTAGGCCCAACAGTTCATTTGAACCACTAAAATCACAACAAATTTGTTCCATAACAATGCAATCAAAATACTTATAAAGAAAACAATACAATCAAAATGACTCCAAAATCCAGAATCTTAGTTGCCGGCCCACTAAAGCAAATATTCGTTTCAAGCTTTTCAGGGTTTTAcaacttaaaaggaaaaaaggagaaACGGAGGGATTAATTAGTCCAGGACAATTAGTTCACGCGAGAAAATAAAAGGGGGCAAGAAATGGCGCGAAACACACATGGGGGGCTTGGTACTTGTCAGGGTGATAGATTTGAGCCCATTGGCGATAAGCCTTCCGGATTTCTTCGTCGGAGGCTTCCGGTGACAAGTGAAGTAGTGCGTACAGTTCCCTATTGGGTGGGCCCGCGTCTTCTTCCTTCATGCCTCTCCGTATCTCTCACTTGAACTCCTACGTTCCAGAGTTTCGCAGAAGGTTTTGCCAAACAGGGAAATGGGGGGCTTTTGGGGGTTTTATCGGGGTTCTTGGAAGTCACCTGCGGAGAAGAGGAACTCTTGTCGTATAATTATTGACTGCCCGGGTACTGGCCGTTTTCTCCTTTATTAAGATAATGTCTTGTCGTTTACGCGAGACAAACGAACAAAACAAGCCGAAAGGGAACGTGGGCTTGGGCCGTTGTGGAACGAATTATGACGTGCACCATTTCCGAGTGCATTATTGGGTTTCAGTGATGGGCTTTATCTAAGCCCATATACATGAGTTCAGGCCCAGGCCTCATCCTGAATTGATTCAATCCAAGTTTACTTGCATTTTCTTCCcgtatttataaataaaaataattttttctaatcaaattataataaatatttatttttaaatttatatataatatattagatttattttaaaataaaaataattttacaatttaacatatcatatcaaatttaTCATGTACAATTCGTTCAAAGATCTTGATAGAAAACCGCTTCAGCTACGGTCCATATCGGTGCACACAGTTGCACATTTTCTTCACAGGTGTCTTGTCTTTCTGGTAGCCACATACGCACGAAGCAGTACTATAAAATAATTCATTGGACCCAAGTGAACTTCGAGTCCTCTCCCACCATCACAAACCAACTTTCTTTAtgaaactcattttattttgacAAAAATCATGTCCAGCTATGGacgaaaaattattattatcattttcaaatgttACATCATGAGCTACCTGCAAGTTAACTAGTGTCTCGAATCCCATCCTCGGCCACGATCTTTATTTtcgtttttctttattttttttctcttcttttagtTTATTTCCAGTCGTTCCGTTTAACTTTATTGATCTACTACTTTTCAGCAACCTAGGACAAATACGCGCCCCCTCTTCAGCTTCTACAGGTGCTGATCGTCAAGCTGGCAAAAGATATCTACCCATTCAAGCGATGTATTTGTCTCAAACATAGCTTACGCTGCGCATGATTCTCACGCGCCACCACGTCTCGGTGGGCTTTCTACCACCACGTGTGGTAGTTTTAAGGTTTGTGGCATCAGATCTTTCAGATTCGATTAGTCTCCTCTATCCAAATGCGGCATGTGGCCTACACGTGCTGCTATCGCCAGTAACGTCAACTCACTAGAGATTCAACATAGTTTTTTGATGCTACACTATGTTTCTGCTTTTCCCAACTAAATATCGAGTGAAAGTGGATGTGATAGTTCCTTCCAGTCAGTTCAAACCAACACGGTGCAGCACAACCCTATATACTATGGCTTCTGAccgtagttttataatttgttcATTAGACTATGTAAAGACCGTCACCGAACGGTTTTCTTCTTGTGGGAATTGGGTGGGAGCCATTTTTTTGGTTCCGATCAcccatttgtttttttctttttgttttgtaatgtGTGTTGGTTTTAGAAAGATTGTAGAGGGCTCCCATCTTATCAAATTTGTATCTTATTTTCGttaatttatctataaatgTTCTACTTTCTAaggtaataaataaataaataaataaaacctagGTTAAGCTCACGTACACAATTGAATGATAGGAAAACAATCtggagggtttttttttttttttggccggTAACAACATTCCAACTAAATTCAGAATGTTCAAGTTCTCGATAAAGAGTTGTTCATAAATAcattttagataatttatataaaaaattctgcAATCTGATAATTTCTAAAAGTTATTTACActtaaaagagatttaaattttaaatctaaaagaatATACCTCCAAATTCAATAACTTTATCATTTGAGCAAATCCCTGAGAGTTTGTTACGTCGGGTGGTTGATGTCACGGGTATGACCCGGCCCTTTGATTGGTAGCTGGTAAGTGGGAGGTGTGATTGCAATTTTTCAGAAATGAATGGTTGAATGTGTGTTAGCTTTGATGATGTGGTCCTCCGACCTCCATCTCGTCCCACCACCTGTCGGCTCATAAAGAGGTACTGCTGTCattccaaaaatctcatttattattggGACTAAGAAGAATAATGTTTTAacgaaattaaacaaaaatattctctAAGCCATTTAAAAAACAAGTTGTCAGAATAATTAAATAACCAGTGTCAAAAGTACCGagtatttgtggtttttttcttttgtttctttatttggTTTGTATAGATATTTCTGTTTGACTGTTTGGTTTGCTTGTCGGTATCTCCTATTTAGCGCGCCATTATAGCTGGAAATGACTTGACGCTCTCGGAAAATATGAAGTGAATAATGTTCTTGAAATTTTATAACGAGAATAgtcagacttttttttttttttttaaattttatctaaattaggttagataTCAACATCTCGACTAATTTTAGGTGGGCACAGACTcgataattaataataaattttagagATTGTCTGCATTCAATAATGagaaaacatgttatcaaagttttaattgaaaagaattgtgaataatattaaaaaatagatgaaaaataataataaaataataaataataatgaaaagtgTCGAGAGTATCTCATTACCCAAATACAACCTAAGACTTTTACCACTAAGATCTTGGAGGGAGAATgatcaaattttacaaaactaaAGTCATAACTTAACAATTTAAAAGGATACACCAAATTtatgatataattaaaaatatttacaaactaaaataaagtaTTAAATCACGATCAAATTGTGAGgttatttttacaatatattttgtaaatttaatacTTCTACTGAGAAATTTATGAAAACTAGTGTGAAGCTACGGTgggaaaaaacatattttctttgcAGATTTGTATTTTCTTAGGATAGCTCAATGTGTAATTTCCATGAAATAAAAAGTTTGACACGACCTTACCAAGAAATAAGATCAACAACAGTACCGGCCGACCAAAAGGGAAGAAGAGAATCAAGAACACCAGAAAAAACCAGAAGAAACCTAGTAGAACGAAGGCTGGTCTGCTCGGTCTTGTTGAATTGAAGCACTACAAGCTCCAGTACTGTAACCAAATCACCACCCAGAAAATTACAAATACAAACATAAGAAAGAAGGAGATAAAGCAGCACAGAAATTCGTGGTTGTTGAAGAAATCCACACCGGACCTGGAGAACTCGACCAAACTCAAAGTGCGATCATGGAGAGGGTGTGGAAGTCATCCGCATCTGATTGCGGAGTCTGTGATCGGGTAGCATAGGTCACCCTCTGGGACATGACCAACCGCAGAGCTCGTTCCAGTCTAGAGTTGTTGGCCAAGGCCGGTTCAGCATGCAAGGCAATCCGACCCAGTCGGAAAAAGAAGAGCCTGGCTGCATAGACGACTTCTGGGTAAGTTCCAAGAACCAGTTTCAAACCGAAGGACAGTCTGAGCAGAAAAGGCCATAACAAGCTGGTTACGGAGGGGCACGGATTCTGGGAGGCGGACAGGAGATTGAGCTTGGCTAATGGCACCAAATGCAACACCATGGTTGGTAGCTAGCCTAAGGGAGACTGGAATGAAGTTTTAAAGGTTTTGGGGGTTTTGATTTGGGTTTATTTGTCGGAGGTGCCGCAAGGTCAAGAGAGTAACCAACC
This Carya illinoinensis cultivar Pawnee chromosome 11, C.illinoinensisPawnee_v1, whole genome shotgun sequence DNA region includes the following protein-coding sequences:
- the LOC122281039 gene encoding chaperone protein dnaJ 13, with the protein product MKEEDAGPPNRELYALLHLSPEASDEEIRKAYRQWAQIYHPDKYQAPHMKDIATENFQRICEAYEILSDVTKRQIYDIYGMEGLTSGLELGTKLNKVEELKEELERLRRRKEEEKIFAHFRPSGTILAKISLPHLLHGDRIMQGMAMASEVESQLSKRNAISIGGNLAVNGNSGSGVATGVFRHQISPVSSVQFMASAGLRSLIGVETSRQLSLHSTATMGIVMSLKDGSLNLSNAWTRQLSETATGNIQLALGPESSIEVGWKMKDVKRSAAGGLKFGTSSFEASAHYSHWFSSKSHGRISGKVGSSTLEVEVGGGRKLSNFSTVRMLYSIGIQGIFWRFELHRSGQKLIIPILISTHLNPMFATGAFILPTSIYFLLKKLIIKPYYRRREKQKALENMEKTSSKVLEARAAAEKAQQLLQNVANRKRNRQLETNGLVITRASYGNLSALGRKDESSETHDELTSQVLDVTLPLNFLVNDSGQLKLHEGVKKSGIMGFCDPCPGELKKLHLEYTYRGERYEVVVGDYEELLIPQEAHRI